The sequence ACCTGGACAGAAGATTATCTGAAAGGAGGATATTCCCGGCTATTGACATATACAAATCCGGTACTAGAAGAGAGGAACTGCTACTGTCTAGTCGCGAGCTAGAAGCCATGTGGCTGATAAGAAAAGCCATGGCTACGACACCCCCTGCGGAAGTTATGGAGCTTCTAATAAATAAGCTCATGAAGACTAAAGACAATAATGAATTTATAGAAGGAATTAAGAGCGCTATCTTATAAAATAGATTTAAAAAATAGATTTAAGCCATGTTGACGAAAAGCATAAAATAAAATATAATTATATGGTGTTATTTGATATAGGTCCATGGCCAAGTCTATGGGAGCGAGGTGAGAACGATGAAAAAGGGTATACATCCAACATATTACCATGATGCCATAGTAAAGTGTGCATGTGGAAATACGTTTGTTACCGGGTCTACAAAAAAAGAGATACATGTGGAGATTTGTTCAAAATGCCATCCTTTCTTTACGGGCCAGCAGAAGTTTGTGGATACCGGCGGACGTGTTGAAAGATTTACAAAGAAATACGGCTGGGGTGAGAAAAAATAAAAGGGAGTCTGAGAGCTCTCTTTTATTTTTTTTTATTTATGTGCTATAATGAAAACAGGCGAGGTGATGAAATTGAACAGAAAGTTTGATTACGGCGGGCAGGCCGTTATTGAAGGCGTGATGATGCGAGGCATAAACGGATACGCTATCGCTGTTAGAAAGCAGGATGGGAGTATAGAGTTATTTAAACAACGTTTTTTGCCTATTACCCGAAAGTTTCCATTTTTAAATATACCCTTTTTAAGGGGTACATTTGTGCTTCTTGATTCCCTTCTTGTAGGTATTAAGTCGTTGATGTATTCAGCTGACGTTGTTGAAGGAAATGAGCAATCAAAAGATAATTCAGTAAAAAATTTATTGTTTATGTATGCTTCGATTACTATATCGGTGGCGTTTGCTGTACTTTTGTTTTTTGTATTGCCAACATATGCCAGTTCCTTTTTAAAGGGTGCGGTAAGATCATATATTGGGTTAAATGCGATAGAAGGCATGTTAAGAGTTTTAATATTTCTGGCTTATCTTTCGTTGATATCGTTGATGAAGGATATCCAGAGGGTATTTGAGTATCATGGTGCTGAACACAAAGTGATACATTGTTTTGAACATGACCAGGAGCTGACCGTAGAGAATGCCCGTAAATATTCTACACTGCATCCCAGGTGTGGGACAAATTTTTTGTTTATAGTGATGATAGTAAGTATTATCGTTTTTTCTCTATTTCAATGGCCATCACTTAAGGATAGAATAGTACTGAGAATAATATTGTTGCCTGTTGTAGCCGGAATATCCTATGAATTCATTAAGCTGGCAGGTAGAAGTGAAAATAGATTCATAAAGGTGTTAACGTACTTGGGTCTATATTTGCAAAGATTTACTACAAGAGAACCTGATGATTCGCAACTGGAAGTAGCCATTTGTTCTTTAAAGGGTGTGCTGGATGAAGGAAAGACAATTGAGTGTCCATGAAGCCATTATATGGGGAACGGGTGTGCTAAAAGAGATAGGCATTCAGACATCACGCCTGGATGCCGAACTTCTTTTATCTCACGTTTTAAAATGTGAAAGGGCTCACCTTATAGTGATAAATAAAGAAAAATTGACTCATGATGATTTAGTTATATATCGCCGACTAATAGAAGATCGCAGGAGGG is a genomic window of Caldanaerobius fijiensis DSM 17918 containing:
- the rpmE gene encoding 50S ribosomal protein L31 encodes the protein MKKGIHPTYYHDAIVKCACGNTFVTGSTKKEIHVEICSKCHPFFTGQQKFVDTGGRVERFTKKYGWGEKK
- a CDS encoding DUF1385 domain-containing protein, translated to MKLNRKFDYGGQAVIEGVMMRGINGYAIAVRKQDGSIELFKQRFLPITRKFPFLNIPFLRGTFVLLDSLLVGIKSLMYSADVVEGNEQSKDNSVKNLLFMYASITISVAFAVLLFFVLPTYASSFLKGAVRSYIGLNAIEGMLRVLIFLAYLSLISLMKDIQRVFEYHGAEHKVIHCFEHDQELTVENARKYSTLHPRCGTNFLFIVMIVSIIVFSLFQWPSLKDRIVLRIILLPVVAGISYEFIKLAGRSENRFIKVLTYLGLYLQRFTTREPDDSQLEVAICSLKGVLDEGKTIECP